One Elaeis guineensis isolate ETL-2024a chromosome 10, EG11, whole genome shotgun sequence genomic window carries:
- the LOC140852076 gene encoding glutaredoxin-C1-like — protein sequence MIEEQVGHACNSASRERFSPLPSLQEIISNNHLGLCKQVTSCPPQPKALLSILLCSSVKHYSVLCTTIHRPHKFASRIGMETIRTRTTQPPVAIFSNSSCCLCHTIKRLLYELGVNPTIYELDEEREGRKIEKVLVHLLGRNPAVPAVFIGGKLVGSADRIMSLHLSGDLVPLLRNAGAFSP from the coding sequence ATGATAGAGGAACAAGTCGGGCATGCATGCAATAGTGCATCTAGAGAGCGATTCTCTCCACTTCCATCTCTTCAAGAAATTATAAGTAATAACCATTTGGGCCTATGTAAACAAGTCACCTCATGTCCCCCACAACCCAAGGCTTTGCTGAGCATTTTACTTTGTTCTTCTGTTAAACACTATTCAGTTCTTTGCACTACTATCCATCGTCCGCATAAATTTGCTTCGAGGATTGGGATGGAAACAATAAGGACACGAACCACCCAACCACCTGTGGcgatcttcagcaacagctcgTGCTGCCTGTGCCACACTATTAAGAGGCTCCTTTATGAGCTCGGCGTCAACCCTACGATCTACGAGCTCGACGAAGAACGTGAGGGGAGAAAGATAGAGAAGGTGCTCGTCCATCTTTTGGGTCGCAACCCGGCGGTGCCTGCCGTTTTCATTGGTGGCAAACTTGTTGGATCCGCAGATAGGATCATGTCCCTTCACCTTAGTGGTGACTTGGTCCCACTGCTTCGAAATGCAGGTGCTTTTTCACCCTAG